A window from Desulfurispora thermophila DSM 16022 encodes these proteins:
- a CDS encoding bifunctional riboflavin kinase/FAD synthetase produces the protein MKIYQDWHGLGQFHQNLVLGLGNFDGLHLGHRRLIASLVNKAEETGGTAAVFTFYPHPLAVLRPGQAPPLLMTREIKQEMLAVLGVKVLLEVPFTSQFAAIEPQEFVTGVLVRELAVQHVFAGYNYTFGQGGRGDAQLLQAAGRQHGFGVHIVPPVMVDDVPVSSTLVRQLLTDGEVEAAARYLGYSPFLEGRVVAGEQRGRLLGFPTANIELPAGLLVPANGVYAVKIRLGKEIYPGVANIGTKPTFHAAGSERTFEVHILDFAGDIYGERVRVFFRRRLRGEQRFASVDQLVEQIHRDIALTRELSGHNFQREVI, from the coding sequence GTGAAGATTTATCAGGACTGGCATGGTCTGGGGCAATTTCATCAAAATCTGGTGTTGGGCCTGGGCAATTTCGACGGGTTGCACCTGGGGCACCGGCGGCTGATTGCCAGCCTGGTAAACAAGGCGGAGGAAACAGGTGGCACGGCGGCGGTATTTACTTTTTATCCCCATCCCCTGGCGGTATTGAGGCCCGGTCAGGCCCCCCCCCTGCTGATGACCAGGGAGATCAAGCAGGAAATGCTGGCCGTCCTGGGCGTAAAGGTTTTGCTGGAAGTGCCTTTTACCAGTCAGTTTGCCGCTATTGAGCCGCAGGAATTCGTAACCGGCGTGCTGGTACGCGAGCTGGCCGTACAGCACGTTTTTGCCGGTTACAATTACACCTTCGGTCAGGGAGGGCGGGGCGATGCGCAGCTTCTGCAGGCGGCCGGCCGGCAACATGGTTTTGGTGTGCACATTGTTCCACCGGTGATGGTGGATGATGTGCCCGTAAGCAGTACACTGGTTCGCCAGCTCTTGACCGACGGCGAGGTGGAGGCCGCCGCCAGATACCTGGGATACAGCCCGTTCCTGGAAGGACGGGTGGTGGCCGGGGAGCAGCGCGGGCGTCTGCTGGGTTTCCCCACGGCCAACATTGAGTTGCCCGCCGGTTTGCTGGTTCCGGCCAACGGCGTATATGCGGTAAAGATTCGTTTGGGAAAAGAAATTTATCCGGGTGTGGCCAATATCGGTACCAAGCCCACTTTCCATGCTGCCGGCTCTGAACGGACTTTTGAAGTTCATATTCTGGACTTTGCCGGTGATATATACGGGGAGCGGGTGCGAGTGTTTTTCCGCCGCCGCCTGCGCGGCGAACAGCGCTTTGCTTCGGTGGACCAGCTGGTGGAGCAGATTCACCGGGACATTGCTCTGACCAGGGAGCTTTCCGGGCATAATTTTCAGAGAGAGGTAATATAA
- the rpsO gene encoding 30S ribosomal protein S15 — MALTGETKKVIIDEFKLHENDTGSPEVQIAILTSRINSLNEHLKIHRKDHHSRRGLLKMVGQRRALLNYLRDRDFERYRNLLERLGLRK, encoded by the coding sequence GTGGCACTGACTGGCGAAACAAAAAAGGTCATCATTGATGAATTCAAGCTGCATGAAAACGATACCGGCTCGCCCGAAGTACAAATTGCCATTTTGACCAGCCGTATTAACAGCTTGAATGAACATCTGAAGATCCACAGAAAAGATCACCATTCGCGGCGTGGTCTTTTGAAGATGGTCGGCCAGCGCAGAGCGTTGCTCAATTATTTGCGGGACCGGGACTTCGAACGTTACCGCAACTTGCTCGAGCGTCTGGGGCTGCGTAAATAA
- a CDS encoding polyribonucleotide nucleotidyltransferase yields the protein MTEMRVVQKDIEVGGRIMTLETGRVARQAGGSVLVRYGDTVVLVTATMNPKIREGLDFFPLTVDYEERLYAVGKIPGGFIKREGRPSEKAILSGRLIDRPIRPLFPKGMRNEVQVIATVLSVDQDNAPEIAAMIGASAALHISEIPFQGPIGGVIVGRVDGELVYNPTVAQAEKSDLHLVVAGTADAVMMVEAGAREVPEEEVLRAIAFGHAKAREIVEAIEQFRAAALEQGLAKPKIEPVLVQASAEVEEAVLPVALEKMREAVQHCINQRLDKKSRELYLESAKEEVVQQFLEQFPEQESDIRSAVDTAEKKTVREFIFKHGIRIDGRSLTEVRPISIEVGFLPRTHGSGLFTRGQTQILSVVTLGTVSEEQILDGLGIEESKRFMHHYNFPPYSTGETRPMRSPGRREIGHGALAERALEPVIPPEEVFPYTIRIVSEALESNGSTSMGSVCGSTLALMDAGVPIKAPVAGAAMGLIKEGDQFAILTDIQGIEDHLGDMDFKVAGTRQGITALQMDIKVPGVTPAILEKALQQAHDARMYIMGKMLEVIPEPRQDLSRYAPRMINMTIDPDKIRDVIGPGGKTIKKIIDETGVEIDIEDDGRIFIAAVDPEAGQKARRIIEGITRDVVTGEIYNGKVTRVTDFGCFVEIIPGVMGLPGKEGLVHISQLAHHRVAKVEDVVKEGDEILVKAIGYDNQGRLKLSRKEAVPPEPGEEAPRSKPAEGKAADGRRPRAPRPARKMQ from the coding sequence ATGACAGAAATGCGCGTAGTGCAAAAAGATATTGAGGTTGGTGGCCGGATCATGACCCTGGAAACCGGCCGCGTGGCCAGACAGGCCGGGGGCAGTGTACTGGTGCGCTACGGCGATACCGTGGTGCTGGTGACGGCCACCATGAATCCCAAAATCCGTGAGGGGCTGGACTTTTTTCCGTTAACCGTGGATTATGAAGAAAGGCTCTATGCGGTGGGCAAGATACCCGGTGGTTTTATCAAGCGAGAAGGCCGGCCCAGTGAAAAGGCCATATTATCCGGCCGGTTGATTGACCGCCCCATCCGGCCGCTTTTCCCCAAGGGGATGCGCAACGAGGTACAGGTAATTGCCACGGTATTATCGGTGGACCAGGACAACGCTCCGGAAATCGCAGCCATGATCGGGGCGTCGGCCGCCCTGCATATCAGTGAAATTCCCTTCCAGGGCCCTATTGGCGGTGTGATTGTGGGCCGGGTGGACGGAGAACTGGTGTACAACCCGACTGTGGCCCAGGCCGAAAAAAGCGACCTGCACCTGGTGGTGGCGGGCACGGCCGACGCTGTCATGATGGTGGAGGCCGGGGCCAGGGAAGTGCCCGAGGAAGAAGTGTTGCGGGCCATCGCTTTTGGACACGCCAAGGCCAGGGAAATTGTGGAGGCTATTGAGCAGTTTCGCGCGGCAGCGCTGGAGCAGGGCCTGGCCAAGCCCAAAATTGAGCCGGTGCTTGTTCAGGCTTCGGCCGAGGTGGAAGAAGCAGTTCTGCCCGTAGCGCTGGAAAAAATGCGAGAGGCCGTGCAGCACTGCATTAACCAGCGGTTGGACAAAAAGAGCCGGGAACTGTACCTGGAAAGCGCCAAAGAAGAAGTTGTGCAGCAGTTCCTGGAACAATTCCCCGAGCAGGAAAGCGATATCCGCAGTGCTGTGGATACGGCGGAGAAGAAAACCGTGCGGGAGTTTATCTTTAAACACGGTATCAGGATCGATGGTCGCAGCCTGACCGAGGTGCGCCCCATCAGCATTGAAGTGGGCTTTCTGCCCCGCACGCACGGCAGTGGCCTTTTTACCCGCGGTCAAACCCAGATCCTGTCCGTAGTGACGCTGGGTACCGTTTCCGAAGAACAGATCCTGGACGGGCTGGGCATTGAGGAATCCAAGCGTTTCATGCACCATTATAACTTTCCTCCCTACAGTACGGGCGAAACCCGTCCCATGCGTTCGCCGGGCCGGCGGGAAATCGGGCACGGTGCGCTGGCCGAAAGGGCGCTGGAGCCGGTAATTCCCCCGGAAGAAGTATTTCCCTACACCATCCGCATTGTCTCGGAAGCTCTGGAGTCCAACGGTTCCACCTCCATGGGCAGTGTTTGCGGCAGCACACTGGCTCTGATGGATGCCGGGGTGCCCATCAAGGCGCCGGTGGCCGGTGCGGCCATGGGCTTGATCAAGGAGGGGGACCAGTTCGCCATATTGACCGACATCCAGGGCATTGAGGACCACCTGGGTGACATGGACTTCAAGGTGGCGGGTACCAGGCAGGGGATCACGGCGCTGCAAATGGACATCAAAGTGCCGGGCGTCACCCCGGCCATTCTGGAAAAAGCCCTGCAGCAGGCTCACGACGCCCGCATGTACATCATGGGCAAGATGCTGGAGGTCATTCCCGAGCCGCGCCAGGACCTGTCCAGGTACGCACCGCGCATGATCAATATGACCATTGATCCGGATAAAATCCGCGATGTGATTGGACCGGGCGGCAAGACCATCAAGAAAATCATCGATGAGACCGGTGTGGAAATCGACATTGAAGATGATGGACGCATCTTTATCGCGGCCGTGGACCCCGAGGCCGGTCAAAAGGCCCGCCGGATCATTGAGGGCATCACCCGCGATGTGGTGACGGGCGAAATATACAACGGCAAGGTGACCCGGGTGACCGACTTCGGCTGCTTTGTGGAGATCATCCCCGGCGTGATGGGCCTGCCCGGCAAAGAGGGGCTGGTGCACATTTCCCAGCTGGCGCACCACCGCGTGGCCAAGGTGGAGGATGTGGTGAAAGAAGGGGACGAGATCCTGGTCAAGGCCATCGGCTACGACAACCAGGGCCGGCTCAAGCTTTCGCGCAAGGAGGCCGTGCCGCCCGAACCGGGCGAGGAAGCGCCACGGAGCAAACCGGCCGAGGGGAAAGCAGCGGATGGCAGAAGACCCCGCGCGCCGCGTCCGGCCAGAAAAATGCAGTAA
- the pnpS gene encoding two-component system histidine kinase PnpS produces the protein MRELWRKLVRRVSWRPVASYFFLVFIFFIAARLYAVSPENVPGAVLFSLPFAVALAWVYYRKFQQPLEQINAITRQMAQGQLNKEIRILSNDEIAELAHNINALAGRLRETISDITDEKNRMQAILNSMSDGVIAVCRGGRIITVNHVVEQILNQRQEDLVGKDLVGVLRHYDFDRLLKIALQSQEEISEEIQLLVPEVRIYRVTFTPLLGSDLGGDRGGVVVVLRDVTERRQVEQMRSEFIANVSHELRTPLTSISGFLETLLDGALEDRELARHFLQIISDETRRITRLLDDLFALSNIEYRRVTPRRDNVHLDDVVERVREIFLPQAQEKNIRLVNNMQHDLPPVVGDSDMLTRVLINLVDNAIKYTPEGGTVSIKGGLADAGGVFISVSDTGIGIPADSLPRVFERLYRVDRARARGNGSGYGLGLAIVKHIVELHRGRIEVQSTPGVGSTFTVFLPLPEEQKQLH, from the coding sequence ATGCGGGAGCTCTGGCGCAAGCTTGTGCGGCGGGTGAGCTGGCGGCCGGTGGCCAGCTATTTCTTTCTGGTGTTTATCTTTTTTATTGCGGCGCGGCTTTATGCGGTGTCGCCGGAAAACGTGCCCGGTGCCGTGCTTTTTTCGTTGCCCTTTGCTGTTGCGCTGGCCTGGGTCTATTACCGCAAGTTTCAACAGCCGCTGGAGCAAATCAATGCCATTACCCGGCAAATGGCCCAGGGCCAGCTGAATAAAGAGATCCGCATCCTGTCCAATGACGAGATTGCCGAACTGGCCCATAACATTAATGCACTGGCTGGCCGGCTCAGGGAAACCATTTCCGATATTACCGACGAGAAGAACCGCATGCAGGCCATCCTGAACAGTATGTCGGACGGGGTGATTGCCGTCTGCCGCGGGGGCCGGATTATCACGGTGAACCATGTGGTGGAGCAAATTTTGAATCAGCGCCAGGAGGATCTGGTGGGCAAAGACCTGGTGGGAGTTTTGCGCCACTATGATTTCGACCGGTTGTTGAAAATTGCTCTGCAGAGCCAGGAGGAAATCAGCGAAGAAATCCAGCTGCTGGTGCCCGAGGTGCGCATTTACCGGGTCACCTTCACTCCCTTGCTGGGCAGTGACCTGGGGGGCGACCGGGGCGGCGTGGTGGTGGTGCTGCGCGATGTCACCGAGCGGCGCCAGGTGGAGCAGATGCGCTCCGAATTTATTGCCAATGTATCCCATGAGCTGCGTACGCCGCTCACCTCCATCAGCGGTTTCCTGGAAACTCTATTGGATGGGGCGCTGGAAGACCGGGAACTGGCCCGGCATTTTCTGCAAATCATCAGTGATGAGACCAGGCGCATCACCCGCCTTTTGGACGATCTTTTCGCCCTTTCCAATATTGAGTACCGGCGGGTGACGCCGCGGCGGGATAATGTGCATCTGGATGATGTGGTGGAGCGGGTGCGGGAAATATTTTTGCCCCAAGCCCAGGAGAAAAATATCCGCCTGGTGAATAATATGCAGCATGACCTGCCGCCGGTGGTAGGGGACAGCGACATGCTCACCCGGGTGTTGATTAACCTGGTGGACAATGCCATTAAATATACCCCGGAGGGCGGTACTGTCAGTATCAAGGGGGGTCTGGCGGATGCCGGTGGTGTCTTTATCAGTGTCAGTGATACCGGCATTGGTATCCCTGCCGACAGCCTGCCGCGGGTCTTTGAGCGCCTGTACCGGGTGGACCGGGCCAGGGCACGGGGTAACGGATCGGGTTACGGTTTGGGACTGGCCATAGTCAAGCATATTGTGGAACTCCACCGGGGCCGGATTGAAGTGCAGAGCACCCCGGGTGTGGGCAGTACGTTTACAGTATTTTTGCCTTTGCCGGAAGAGCAAAAACAATTGCATTAG
- the phoU gene encoding phosphate signaling complex protein PhoU yields the protein MARNVFEQYLRELRNEILRLGGLVEQAVYQAVEAFLKQDVSLAADVIMGDERIDQLYQEIEDRCVKLIATQQPIARDLRVAITGIKILLSLERMGDHAVDIARATMCLSGQPLKLCSIPRIPRMATIVRHMIKEGLDAYVHRSVDKARAMCALDDDVDFIFSHVFKETMQCMQDEPELVMQGSYLLYVVRYLERIADHATNIGEAVIYLETGERRELN from the coding sequence ATGGCCAGAAATGTGTTTGAGCAGTATTTGCGGGAACTGCGCAATGAGATTTTGCGCCTGGGCGGCCTGGTGGAGCAGGCCGTCTATCAGGCGGTGGAGGCTTTTCTCAAACAAGACGTTTCGCTGGCTGCCGATGTGATCATGGGGGACGAGCGAATTGACCAGCTGTACCAGGAGATTGAGGACAGGTGTGTAAAATTAATTGCCACTCAGCAGCCCATCGCCCGGGACCTGCGAGTGGCCATCACGGGGATAAAAATATTGCTCAGCCTGGAAAGAATGGGGGATCACGCCGTGGACATCGCCCGGGCCACCATGTGCCTGTCCGGGCAACCTTTGAAACTATGTTCCATCCCTCGCATACCCCGGATGGCAACCATTGTGCGCCATATGATTAAAGAAGGATTGGATGCCTATGTGCACCGCAGTGTGGATAAGGCCCGCGCCATGTGCGCGCTGGATGATGATGTAGACTTTATCTTTTCCCATGTTTTCAAAGAGACCATGCAGTGTATGCAGGATGAGCCCGAACTGGTTATGCAGGGCAGTTATCTTTTGTATGTGGTCAGGTATTTGGAGCGGATTGCCGACCATGCCACCAACATCGGGGAAGCGGTTATTTATCTGGAAACCGGTGAAAGAAGAGAACTCAATTAA
- the rimO gene encoding 30S ribosomal protein S12 methylthiotransferase RimO yields the protein MTAGIISLGCPKNQVDSEVMLGLLKAAGYDIVPPDRARVLIINTCGFITPAKEEAIEVIMDAVRRKMQGQIELLVVAGCLAQRYPQQLYDEIPEIDLLLGTGEIPRLPLWLSRVRQGERVLAVGSPHYDYSQQLPRLLPVPGITAYLKIAEGCSNRCAYCAIPLIRGPLRSRPRDLLLREAEQLLAGGVKELVVVAQDTTAYGRDLYGRPMLPHLLDQLAGLGFPWVRLMYCYPEGITPQLVEVLARRPNICRYLDIPLQHASPGLLRAMRRRGDIDEVRQLIAGLRRALPGLVLRTTFMVGFPGESEADFECLLAFMQEIKFERAGFFKYVAEEGTAAAVLPGQVPEQVKEERYQQCMTLQQQISHQYNQQLVGRDLEVLLEERLARRRGIYRGRTRSDAPEIDGRVYVRAAGKPLRVGDLVTVRIRSTTEYDLKGDLLS from the coding sequence TTGACAGCAGGGATTATCAGTCTGGGTTGTCCGAAAAATCAAGTGGATAGCGAAGTCATGCTGGGCCTGCTTAAAGCGGCCGGCTATGATATTGTGCCGCCCGACCGGGCCAGAGTGCTGATTATCAACACCTGTGGATTTATCACACCGGCCAAGGAAGAGGCCATCGAGGTAATTATGGATGCGGTGCGGCGCAAGATGCAGGGGCAGATTGAACTGCTGGTGGTGGCCGGTTGTCTGGCACAGCGTTATCCGCAGCAGTTATATGATGAGATACCCGAGATTGATTTGTTGTTGGGAACGGGGGAAATCCCCCGTCTGCCTCTCTGGCTGTCCCGCGTGCGCCAGGGGGAGAGAGTGCTGGCGGTCGGTTCGCCGCACTATGATTATTCCCAGCAGTTGCCCCGGTTGCTGCCGGTGCCGGGCATCACTGCTTATTTGAAAATAGCCGAAGGCTGCAGCAATCGCTGTGCTTACTGTGCTATCCCGCTGATTCGGGGCCCGTTGCGCTCCCGCCCCCGGGATCTCCTGTTGCGGGAGGCGGAGCAATTGCTGGCCGGGGGAGTGAAAGAACTGGTTGTGGTGGCTCAGGATACCACGGCCTACGGCCGCGATTTGTACGGTCGGCCCATGCTGCCGCACCTTTTGGACCAGCTGGCCGGCCTGGGTTTTCCCTGGGTGCGCCTGATGTATTGTTATCCGGAAGGGATTACCCCGCAACTGGTCGAAGTACTGGCCAGACGTCCCAACATTTGCCGCTACCTGGATATTCCCCTGCAGCACGCTTCACCCGGATTGCTGCGGGCCATGCGCCGGCGGGGCGATATTGACGAGGTGCGGCAGCTGATTGCCGGGCTGCGCCGGGCCCTGCCCGGCCTGGTGCTGCGGACCACGTTCATGGTCGGCTTTCCAGGCGAGAGCGAGGCGGACTTTGAATGTCTGTTAGCATTCATGCAGGAAATAAAATTTGAACGGGCCGGTTTCTTCAAATATGTGGCCGAGGAAGGTACGGCCGCCGCTGTCCTGCCCGGGCAGGTGCCGGAGCAAGTCAAGGAGGAACGCTACCAGCAATGTATGACCCTGCAGCAGCAAATTTCCCACCAGTACAACCAGCAGCTGGTAGGGCGTGATCTGGAAGTACTGCTGGAGGAAAGGCTGGCCCGCCGGCGGGGCATCTACCGGGGGCGTACTCGCTCCGATGCGCCCGAGATAGACGGCCGGGTTTATGTGCGGGCGGCGGGGAAACCTTTGCGTGTGGGAGATCTGGTAACTGTGCGCATCAGGAGCACAACCGAGTATGATCTTAAGGGAGATTTGCTGTCATGA
- the pgsA gene encoding CDP-diacylglycerol--glycerol-3-phosphate 3-phosphatidyltransferase encodes MNLPNRLTMLRIILVPVFLAVVSLKIPYGDYVAAAVFVLAASTDGLDGYIARKFKLITRLGKLMDPLADKLLVSAALIALVELHRLPAWVAVVIIGREFAVTGLRALAAADGTVIAAGKLGKIKTVTQIVAIVALFIKDLPLWLGQFSIGLAVFFTIWSGLDYFSHAWPAIKKGGY; translated from the coding sequence ATGAACTTGCCAAATCGCTTGACCATGTTGCGTATTATTCTGGTACCGGTATTTTTAGCGGTGGTTTCGTTAAAAATACCTTATGGCGACTATGTGGCTGCAGCCGTTTTCGTGCTGGCCGCCAGCACGGACGGACTGGACGGCTATATAGCGCGCAAATTCAAGCTCATTACCCGGCTGGGTAAGCTGATGGACCCGCTGGCGGACAAGTTGCTTGTTTCGGCAGCGCTGATCGCCCTGGTGGAATTGCACCGCCTGCCGGCCTGGGTGGCCGTGGTGATCATCGGCCGGGAGTTTGCCGTTACCGGGCTGCGGGCTCTGGCCGCGGCGGACGGTACGGTCATTGCCGCTGGCAAGCTGGGCAAGATCAAGACAGTTACCCAGATTGTGGCCATTGTCGCTTTGTTTATTAAAGATTTGCCGCTGTGGTTGGGTCAATTCTCCATTGGCCTGGCGGTGTTTTTTACTATCTGGTCGGGACTGGATTATTTCAGCCATGCCTGGCCGGCAATCAAGAAGGGTGGTTACTAG